In the genome of Candidatus Polarisedimenticolia bacterium, the window TCTCCGGAACGAGCTTGAGAAGCTCCTCGGTGGTGCGCAGGATGATCGGAATCATCATGACTCCCAGCGCCAGGGAGCCGGCGAACGCCGAGAACCTCTTGAAGGGAAGCACCGCGATGGTATAGGCGAAGATCCCGATCACGATCGACGGCACCCCGTTGAGGACGTCGGCGCAGAAGCGCACCGCCGACGCCAGGGGCGTGGTGCGGTACTCCGAAAGGTAGATCCCCGAAAGCACTCCGACGGGCACCCCCAGCAGCGCGGCCATGCCGATCAGGATCAGCGTGCCGACGATGGCGTTGGCCATGCCGCCGCCGGCCTCGCCCACCGGCCTGGGCATCTGGGTGAAGAAGGCGAGGTCCACCGAGGAGAGCCCGCGGCTGAGGACGAAGAAGAGGATGAAGCCCAGCGGGACGAGCGCGGCCGCCACCGCCAGCA includes:
- the pstA gene encoding phosphate ABC transporter permease PstA, which produces LAVAAALVPLGFILFFVLSRGLSSVDLAFFTQMPRPVGEAGGGMANAIVGTLILIGMAALLGVPVGVLSGIYLSEYRTTPLASAVRFCADVLNGVPSIVIGIFAYTIAVLPFKRFSAFAGSLALGVMMIPIILRTTEELLKLVPETLREGSMALGATRAATVFRVILPASLPGILTGVLVALARVAGETAPLLFTSFNNRYWSTTLNQPMASLTVQVYTYAQSPYDDWHRQAWAGATVLIFSVLAFSMLSRWATRRLERMHQP